CCGCTTCTCCTGCGGCCTCTGCGTCAGCGGTCCCCAGCCCGGCTATCACCCCGGACGCGGCAACGTCCGGTAAATAACCGGAACCTTCTTCCAGCCTGCGGAATATGCTAAGGCAAGAGGACATGAATTACAGGCTTTGCGAGTATCATCGGTATGACCGGCGGCCGGGACAGTTTCTAGAGCTGCTCCCTCCGTCGTTTATATAGATGCGCCGCTGAAACGGAGTGGCTTTGGCCCTGGCTGCCAAGGTTGCTCCGTTTTTGCTTGCGTTCCTGGCAGAATACTTTGCTATAGATGCCTATGTTTTGAGCCGTTTTTTTGATAAAATGTACGAATGTATCACTCAAGAACTTAAAAAAGGAAGTGGCAGGATGGATGCCAAAACGGCAGCCAAAGACATCAAGCAAGGAAAGGTCTCTCCGCTGTACCTGCTGTACGGCAGTGAGAAGTTCCGGATGAATGAGTTCGCGGCCATGCTGGAAGAACACCTGATAGCCAAAGAAGACCGCGATTTCGCGGTGATCCCGTTCGATCTCTCTGAAACCCCGGTTCAGGCGGTCATTGAAGAGGCGGAGACGGTTCCGTTCATGGTAGAACGCAAGCTCCTGCTGGTGCGGGATGCGGCTCTGTTCACGGCAGGCAAGGAGAAGGCGAAGCTGGAGCATAACGTGGAGATGCTAAGCGAATATATGCAGCACCCTGCTGATTTCAGCGTGATTGTATTTATGGTGAACGGCGACAAGCTGGATGAACGTAAAAAAATCGTCAAAAGCATCAAAGCCTCCGGCACCGTACTGGCCTTCAATCCTTTGGGTGCGGAGGAGCTGCTGCGCTGGGTGGAGAAGGGCTTCCGCGAACGCGGCTGCTCTCTTGCGCCGGGGACGGCAGAGGCTCTGATCGCAAGCAGCGGCACCGGACTCCAGGGCCTGTCTGCGGAGATGGACAAGCTGTGCCTGTTCGCCGGTACTGGCGGGCGGGTGGATGCGGCAGCAGTGGAGAGTCTGGTCCACCGGGGAACCGAGCAGAATATCTTCACGCTGGTGGAGGATATTGCGAATCTGCGCCTGGACAAGGCGCTGAATACGCTCTATGAGCTGCTTAAGCAGCGGGAGGAGCCGATCAAGATCGCTTCGCTGATTGCCCGGCAGTTCAGAATCATCCTTCAGGTCAAGGATTTGTCAGCCCTCAGCTATTCGCAGGGACAGATTGCCTCCCAGCTCGGACTGCATCCGTATGCAGTGAAGCTGGCCGGAGAGCAGGCGCATAAGTTCGGAAGCCAGCGGCTGCGGCAGATCCTGAGTATTCTGGCGGATCTGGACTATCAGATGAAGACGGGGGCTGTCGATAAGGTGCTGGGGCTGGAGATGTTCATGCTGCGCCTCGGAGCCTGAACAGAGGGCCTCTTTTGGAACGCATCGAAGAGCCTGTCCATCCCGTGATACATGCGGGCGGGCAGGCTCTTTAATTGTACAGCGGATTTCAATGAGTGAAGCTAACAGGCATAAAAAAACCTAACCGTATGAAGCATAGCGGTCAGGTTCTTCAGTGCTCGTTATGATTGTCGCCCTTGGCTTAGGCTTGAGCCTTGAGAGCGTTCAATTTCTTAGCCAAGCGGGATTTTTTGCGGGCAGCCGCATTTTTATGAACCAGGCCTTTAGATACAGCCTTGTCCAGCTTTTTGGAAGCCGCTTGGAAAGCAGCCTGAGCTACTTCAACTTCCGTACCAGTCACTGCTACATCAGCAGTTTTCACAGCTGTACGAAGCGCGGACTTCTGGGAAGCGTTCAGTGCACGGCGTTTCTCGATCGTCTTGACGCGTTTTACCGCGGATTTGATATTTGGCATTGCATTCACCTCCTGAAAGACATTCGAAATCAACAAATGATTCACAACTTAAAATAGTTTAGCATGAAGGGTAGTAAAAAGCAAGATAAAAAGCTTTAGAATTCCCTTAGTGAGGTTTGTATAAACGGCGGCTTTCTCTCGCACACTATCAGCAATATGCAAAAGGAGGCTGAACTAAGAATGGAACTGGATCTTCAGCTGTATTCGGTACGTACGGACTTGGCGGTGGAAGCGAAGGAAATGGCAGAGCGGCACGCCAATGCACCGATCCCGGGTGTCAATGAGGAAGTGGAAGAAGAGGGCGGCATCAAGGTCACGAGACTTGCTGTAGCAGACCTTGCCGGCTCTCAGGCGATTGGACGGGCTATCGGCAATTACGTGACCCTGGAGGTGCCTGGGCTGCGCGGCGGGGATACCGGGCTCCAGCAGAAGGTCTCTACAGTGTTTGCCCGCGAATTCGAGCACTTTCTGGATAAAATCGGCATTGACCGCGATTCTAAGGTCCTTATCGTGGGCCTCGGCAACTGGAATGTGACGCCCGACTCGCTTGGCCCGCTGGTCGTTGAGAATTCGCTGATTACCCGCCAGTTCTATGAGCTGGTGCCTGACCAGGTCTCGCCCGGTTACCGGAATGTCAGCGCTATTGCTCCCGGAGTCCTCGGCCTGACGGGTATTGAATCCAGCGAAGTTGTGCAGGGAATTGTGGACCGTACCAGCCCGGATGTCATTATAGCCATTGATGCGCTGGCCTCCCGTTCACTGGAGAGAATCAATACCACTATCCAGATTGCTGACATCGGCATTCATCCCGGCTCAGGGATCGGGAACAAACGCAGAGGGCTGACCAAGGAGGTGCTGGGCGTGCCTTGCATTGCCATCGGCGTCCCTACAGTCTGCTATGCCTCCACGATTGTCAACAACGTGCTGGAGATGATGCGGACCCATTTCGGACAGATGGCTGACGGTGGCGCCCATACCAAAGAGATTATGGGTCTCCTTGACGATATCTCCGAGCAGGAGCGTCTTGCCCTTGTGAAAGAAGTGCTTGAGCCGCTGGGCCATGACCTGATTGTGACCCCCAAAGAAATCGATGAATTCATTGAAGAGATCGCGAACATTGTGGCAAGCGGACTGAATGCCGCCTTGCATGAAGCGGTAGATCCGGGCAATGTCGGAGCTTATACTCACTGATCTGTCACTTATCACCTGGCCCGCACCGCCCTGCTATAACGCAGAACGGGTTGCGGGTTTTTTGTATGAATTGCCGCTGCACTTCTCTATCTATACTCCCTGCTATCTCTCATTCTGTGGTTCTAGCATAACCCTTCCGCTCATAGATTTGGAGTATGAGAGATTACAGAGGGCTTAGAGGAGGACATAACAATCATGAACAGAAAATGGTTTCAGCTATGGAATATAGGGCGGCTGCGCGGACGGCTGATGGATATTCTGTCGCTGGGAAGGACGATGCTGCTGCTGGCCGGAGGTTCGCTTGTGTTGTTCATGCTGCTTGGAGCCGGCGGATTGGCCGGGCAAAAGCTGAATTCTTCGCCCATTCCTTCAATGAAAGGTCTGGCGGCCTCACTCTCCAGCGGATTCTTCATGGAGCTGCTGGGCATGGAGGTTCCCCATCTGCCGAAGGGCGAGGAGCCTTCGGCCTTCTCCGGGGACAAGGTGACCTCCTTCGTATTCCGGCTGCTTACCAGTGTTGATCCTGGTGATCCCAAGAGTCTGGTCTCGCGTGAGATGCCCGGACTTGCTGCCGATGATCCCTTCCTGCTGCGGCAAGGCTCAGGAGGAAGTGCAGGAGCGCCGGCAGACTACCATCCGGGGGGAGATGAACTGGCCACAGGGGAAGATTCCGGAGCGGGGGAGGGTCCTGGATCTTCTCCAGATTCAGGGAATGGTACAGCGGCTGATAATGGCCATGACAATCCGGGGGAAGGCACGGTACAGCCTGAGGCTTCGCCTGTTCCGGACCCGCCTGATGCAGGGCCTGACGAGGGTTACTCCGGAAGCGGAGATGCCGAGAACGGCACGGGAGATACTTCGGTCAAACGTATTCTCGTCTATCATTCCCATCCGCGGGAGGCCTATAATCCGCTGCTTGGCGCACAGAGCGACAACCCCAGCTCGGCCGTCCCTTCCAAGAATGTGATGCTGGTAGGCTCCTATATCTCCAAGAGGCTGGAAGAACGCGGGATCGGAACGGTCCATGCCCAGGAGGATTATGCTACAGAGGTGCCGGGCTACAACTGGAACTTCTCTTATAAATATTCACGTATGACGGTGAAATCCGCCATGGCCTCCAATCAGCAGATGAGTGAGCTGATTGATATCCACCGCGATTCGCAGCGGCACGGCAAAACCACAGCTGTCATTAACGGGAAAAATTATGCCCAGGTCTATTTTATTTTGGGGCATGCGAATAAAAACTGGAAGCAAAACGAGGCCTTCGCCAATAAAATCCATCAGCTGCTGGAGAAAAATTATCCTGGAATTTCACGCGGGATATGGGGGAAATCATCCGGAAACGGGAATAATGGGGAATATAACCAGACGTTGTCCCCGAACAGTGTGCTGATTGAGGTAGGAGGAATTGACAACAGCGCCGATGAGCTGAAGCGGACGGCCGATCTTCTGGCAGATGCGATTGCTGATGTGTATTGGAGCAGCCGGGATGCTGAAAAGGCAGCTGCGCCAGATCAGGCCGGTACACAGTCTGGAGGCTCCGGGGGAGAGACATCAACAGGAGAGGCTTCCTGACGGATAATAGCTGAAAAGGAGCGGAGACTATGACACGGTTCGGTAAAAAGATGGTGATGTTCGGAATTTGGGCGGGCGTGGGGCTGCTGGCCGGCCTGCAGTTCGGCGGCGGTGGTTCGGGAGTCTCCGGTATCCTGCCGGACTGGAGTAAGCCGGCCGGGAGCAGTGCAGCTGGAAGTCAGCTTCCTGCCGGCCAGAACGGCAGAGCCGGGACTGCGTACGTTCCGGCTGCCGGCACGGCCCCGGGCGGCCAGGCTTATGTATACGTACCCGTGACTATTGATCCGGTAACGGGCGCTTACACCGTGCTGCCGATGCAGCAGCCGGTTGCAGGTACACAGGCTCAGACGGCTGGCGGCACGGACAGTCTCCCGCAGCAGGAGGTGAAGGACTACTCTGCGCTTAGTCCCGAGCAGCTTTTGATCCCGGAGGAGCAGAAGCCGACAGTGGATGTGCTGGCTGATAAGACCGCCGGTCTGCTCCAGCAGGCTTCGCAGAAGGGCATCCGCTGGGTGGTCTCACTCTTCGACTCTTCGGAAGAGTGAGCGGGAACAGCCTGGAATCTCCCGGGCTACCATGAGAATGAGGGCACAAACGGCTGCGGATGATGGAAGCCCGCACCCGTTTGTGCGTTTTTTTTGCGGGATTCCGCCTGCGATTGTGGAGGGTCCGGGCGGATTCTTTCTTT
The window above is part of the Paenibacillus sp. FSL H8-0048 genome. Proteins encoded here:
- the holA gene encoding DNA polymerase III subunit delta, with the protein product MDAKTAAKDIKQGKVSPLYLLYGSEKFRMNEFAAMLEEHLIAKEDRDFAVIPFDLSETPVQAVIEEAETVPFMVERKLLLVRDAALFTAGKEKAKLEHNVEMLSEYMQHPADFSVIVFMVNGDKLDERKKIVKSIKASGTVLAFNPLGAEELLRWVEKGFRERGCSLAPGTAEALIASSGTGLQGLSAEMDKLCLFAGTGGRVDAAAVESLVHRGTEQNIFTLVEDIANLRLDKALNTLYELLKQREEPIKIASLIARQFRIILQVKDLSALSYSQGQIASQLGLHPYAVKLAGEQAHKFGSQRLRQILSILADLDYQMKTGAVDKVLGLEMFMLRLGA
- the rpsT gene encoding 30S ribosomal protein S20, whose product is MPNIKSAVKRVKTIEKRRALNASQKSALRTAVKTADVAVTGTEVEVAQAAFQAASKKLDKAVSKGLVHKNAAARKKSRLAKKLNALKAQA
- the gpr gene encoding GPR endopeptidase produces the protein MELDLQLYSVRTDLAVEAKEMAERHANAPIPGVNEEVEEEGGIKVTRLAVADLAGSQAIGRAIGNYVTLEVPGLRGGDTGLQQKVSTVFAREFEHFLDKIGIDRDSKVLIVGLGNWNVTPDSLGPLVVENSLITRQFYELVPDQVSPGYRNVSAIAPGVLGLTGIESSEVVQGIVDRTSPDVIIAIDALASRSLERINTTIQIADIGIHPGSGIGNKRRGLTKEVLGVPCIAIGVPTVCYASTIVNNVLEMMRTHFGQMADGGAHTKEIMGLLDDISEQERLALVKEVLEPLGHDLIVTPKEIDEFIEEIANIVASGLNAALHEAVDPGNVGAYTH
- a CDS encoding stage II sporulation protein P, encoding MNRKWFQLWNIGRLRGRLMDILSLGRTMLLLAGGSLVLFMLLGAGGLAGQKLNSSPIPSMKGLAASLSSGFFMELLGMEVPHLPKGEEPSAFSGDKVTSFVFRLLTSVDPGDPKSLVSREMPGLAADDPFLLRQGSGGSAGAPADYHPGGDELATGEDSGAGEGPGSSPDSGNGTAADNGHDNPGEGTVQPEASPVPDPPDAGPDEGYSGSGDAENGTGDTSVKRILVYHSHPREAYNPLLGAQSDNPSSAVPSKNVMLVGSYISKRLEERGIGTVHAQEDYATEVPGYNWNFSYKYSRMTVKSAMASNQQMSELIDIHRDSQRHGKTTAVINGKNYAQVYFILGHANKNWKQNEAFANKIHQLLEKNYPGISRGIWGKSSGNGNNGEYNQTLSPNSVLIEVGGIDNSADELKRTADLLADAIADVYWSSRDAEKAAAPDQAGTQSGGSGGETSTGEAS